Proteins encoded in a region of the Antedon mediterranea chromosome 2, ecAntMedi1.1, whole genome shotgun sequence genome:
- the LOC140039376 gene encoding uncharacterized protein, which translates to MKTLLAEPAGAQTKPVRPVGGVAIFCDPLSYPSAEEIHRLRREGYEVQPKKEVSPSQLSRMKALVRSGATWVLGEIGLDHSVPVADWFRQEEMLHCLLAQAFSLRHHLAICLHLRGSRNDPTAETCYQNCLNILQIARVPRCVRSVRILLHNFSSTVLMADSFTWSVESFNKEQKEVCRHIFRADDRRLLLESDGPHFAPPGQRVGAPHLLHPTTEAVGRILGQDAEQVLDLTRKNGRDLFLMV; encoded by the coding sequence ATGAAGACCTTGCTAGCTGAACCAGCTGGAGCCCAGACGAAGCCGGTAAGACCTGTCGGGGGTGTCGCCATATTTTGCGATCCTCTCTCTTACCCTTCAGCGGAGGAGATTCATCGCCTTCGGCGAGAGGGGTATGAGGTGCAACCCAAGAAGGAGGTCTCTCCAAGTCAACTCTCCCGAATGAAGGCCTTGGTGCGCTCCGGCGCTACCTGGGTGCTCGGGGAGATTGGTTTGGACCACTCCGTTCCGGTAGCTGACTGGTTTAGGCAGGAGGAGATGCTGCATTGCCTTCTGGCACAGGCTTTTTCACTGCGACACCATCTAGCAATCTGCCTGCACCTGAGAGGCAGCCGCAATGACCCGACGGCGGAGACGTGTTATCAAAACTGCCTCAACATCTTGCAGATAGCACGAGTTCCAAGATGTGTACGCAGTGTACGCATTCTACTGCATAATTTCTCATCGACTGTGCTAATGGCCGATAGCTTTACATGGTCGGTAGAGAGTTTCAACAAAGAGCAAAAGGAAGTGTGCAGACACATTTTTCGCGCGGATGACCGCCGCCTGCTGCTGGAATCAGATGGGCCCCACTTCGCTCCTCCGGGGCAACGAGTGGGTGCACCACATCTGCTCCATCCCACCACAGAGGCAGTCGGAAGGATCTTAGGCCAGGACGCCGAGCAAGTTCTAGACTTGACCCGGAAGAATGGCCGAGATCTGTTCCTTATGGTGTAG